Genomic window (Chelmon rostratus isolate fCheRos1 chromosome 15, fCheRos1.pri, whole genome shotgun sequence):
AATGATGTACTGTGAGGAATGTTTCAGCTGAAACATTGCTTGATGACATATGACCCTAGAGAGATTGCAATTTCTCCCTTAGACCATGCATAGCGGCAGCGAGTATATGTAGTTATTTTGGCAACATTACAGACTGATGCTCTGAACCCTCCAAACCGTATATGTTACGTTAACAAGCCTGCTATCCAACGTGGACTAGAATTTGGAGGtatgtcaaagaaaaaacaagggaGGGAATGAATGTAAGGGAATAGTAGTATAAATGGGGTGGAGAAAAAGGTGGAGGGGGCATGTGttgaacacacagagaagcaacaaGAGAACACGAGTGGGACTgcagaagggaggaggaaggagcaggaTGAAACACGGCGGGTTGTGTCTGTCATTATTATAGTGGCACCAGTGGGAACATTTGGATGAGATGGAAAACAAGACGCCATCTTGTGTTCCATTCATGTCTGCGGCGCCTTGGCCTCTGTTCCATAttcatacgcacacacacgcacacacaaacgcacactgGCAGAACCAGGCAGGAGCTTGTGGTTCCAGTCCAGTGACAGCGGCCTGTAGTCAGGGTGGCGACGCTTCAGGAGTAGCTCCTCGTATTGGAgaagcatgtttgtgttggCCCCGAATTAATAACTTTTCATTTAGTGCGGAAATGACAGGAATAGTAATTAAGGAAATGGAATGATTTTATTGGCCATGATGTTTATATTAAGTTCCAGatgtgaagcagctgtttgcGCAGCAAGAGGCCCTGCCCCCCATGTGCTATCTAGAGGAACTCTTATTAAGATCAAGATAACAGTCCCAGTtaaatgtatgtctgtgtgtacaaACAACATAGTATCTCATTCACAGCGTGCAGCAAACCGAACTAATATCATGTCCGGTTTGATTAATGGGCCACGGTTATGAAGCACCATGAGGTCTACCCTGTATTTATAAATATGTCCCTAAAGTACAATTTATTTGCAGATATAATGTTACTCTATTTCAGGTCTGATTTGGCTGAGTGGAAAAGTTAATATTGAGGAGTGGCTGTTCAGCATTTTTGGGTGGCCCCAACACATGTGAGATTCAAGTCGCGCTGCACTGAAGTTCAGTGTAACTTAAATGGTAATGACAGCATTGCTCGAATCCTCACACTGCCTGTCACAAAGTCAGTTTGGATTTCAAATTTAGATCAAACTCAGCTCTACCGTAACTTATGAGGCTGTTGTCGGGTCCATGACAAGCGCTGGCACAGGAATGAACAGAGGGACTCCTTTTCCTTTGCCTCAACCAAGCCGAGAGTACTGTTGCAGTATGTGCATAAACTTACAGTAATGTTCACACACGCTCCACTGTCGATCctggtgtttctgttttgtggaTATGTTTAACATTCTCATGACAGATTAAGTTATCCTAAAATTCATTCTCTGCGTTTAAGATGTCCTAAGTGTTAGGAGCGGTGGGCTCGGTCAACCCATACCTTGGGTTTAAACACAACGGGAACATTAAACATGAAGTTATAGTTGTCACTACATGAGTTCTTGCTCACCAGCTCTCCATCCAAGCCAAACATGTTGGAGCTTCCAGGGCAGTGAGTGAATGCACTCTGAGGGGAGTTTAGCACGCACACGAGAATACTTGAAAACTGTGAAGGATGCGTGGACGACGGAGATTAACAGCTATTGAAGAACACACCCATAGGCCTTAAACACAGTGTAAGCTCTCACCCTCATTTCTCACCGTTAATTGGAAAATTAAGTCATATACACAACTCCGAAAgtctctcttcctgttgttttgCAACTGTTCTGCACACTGCTGTTGTAAATTTGAATGAAATACAGAGGACATGCTAATTAGTTTCATTCTCCTTTTTCCAGttatttcactgtttctctctcttactcATTTGAGAGTCATTTAttctgaagattttttttttcttttttgcatggcTATAGTCGAGCCCTGCCCGTTACTGTAGCCAAtgatgttttgttctgttgtgatgTGCTCCCATCTGGTTTCCAGTGAAAATGCATCACTCCATTAACATTGCCTGTGATCTAGAGGATGCTTTAATCTAAGACTATAAACTCCACTTAATTACATCCTCCAAAAGGGCTCTATTAGTATAATGCAATCAAACAGGGAGCACATCCATTTTGGCAAGTCAAACATGCTCAAATGGCTCTTGAAAGTGtttactttcttcttctgatCAGATTGTAGAATCATATTTAGAAGTCGTATTTTATGTTCCAAAGCCCTGCTTTatagctgtgtttttctgtcatgtaTCATGTATGAaattctgtgtctctgcagcaaaAACGAGCAGAACCGTTGAGTTTAGTGGAGTCTAAACAGACTCTCTGTGTGGTACACTGATGACTTTGTGCTTGACCTTTCATGCCTCTCACTGTATAACCTCCAGTCATATTCATAattgctgtctgtgtgagtctTGCCAGTTTCCATTAGTCTAGTGgtatttttcaattaattttcaACTTCAAAAGGATGTACAATTGTCTGGTTTAAAATTATACACAAAGCCATTACTGTACAATATAAGTTGCTTGGTAATTACTTTTGCCACCGTACCATAATAAAAAGATCTAACACATCTTATGCAACGTTATAGCAAATAATTCTGAGTTTCTTATATAACATATGTGATATAACAGGTTTGACATTGTTTTTATGTCCAATAACTTGAACCCGATGACACCAAAAAATACATTCTAAActtgcacttttacaccttcacctcctcctccacctgcaccttctgtgtacttaacatttaagtacacacacgcttaactaaatggtcagcgatttgcattcagtatatacattttagtatattggaACATTTCATTGGTctattttattgattattgtttatatacattttagtatatttcagctgctgttggtacatttcactggtatattttattctgttggtacattttactggtattttttattgtttactgttcagtatatttttatatttttattgtcttagtatattttcatttctggtatatttttactgcatgatggtttattttattctagtatcttaattttattttataatctttcttatctttcgtattatcttgtttctaacatgggggttgcaatgcaaatttcattgacatgtcatactcaatgacaataaagaaatcttgaaaatcttgaatcttaagGTCCTGTTCTATGGCcactcagctgtgtgttagCTGTGTGTATGAGGGCATCTCATCTTACAGAGTGCAAACATCACTGGAAGAGGACCATGGGGTGTGTCTGAAGTTGAAAAATTACCACATATGCTTCCATGGCTTCAAATATTAATTGGAGTCTATCCTCATATAAATAGCATATGTAGCTTCCTTATCATTAAGCCCCTTTTTTATGTCGTGTGACTCCTGTCAGCTTCTGACTTTCTTTCTTAAACAATAAACTTAGAGCTTTGAACTATGCACAAGAtcaaacaggacaggacaatCATAGGCTCACCTTGGTATATGTGATGAACGAACATAAATAATTTTGAgattaaatatatatgtgtgggctgcacggtggctcggtgtggctgcaggttttcattccaactgaggaggagcacatcaggtcaaccaatcaacatcaaggaatcactgttatcagctgaagactgagatcagcggatttaattgattccagcctggtgtgctcctccttggttggaacgaaaacctgcagccacatggccctttatggaatcagtttgacatgcctgttctaaattgtccgtaggtgtgaatgagaggtgtgcttggttgtctgtctctatgtgtagccctgtggtaggctggcgacctgcccagtgtgtcccctgccttcacccgagatggctgggataggctccagcccccccgtgaccctgcagaggattaagcggtgtatagataatggatggatggatatatatatgtgttttgTAATAGTAAACAAGGCATCTACAGCAAAtgataaatggactgtatttgtGTTGCACTTTTCTGGTCAGATGACCACTCGAAatgcttttacaacacaagcctgcattcacccattcacacacacatttgtactaCGGTGGCTAGGCCACCTGCTTATTATGAGTATTAaccattcagacacacacacacacacacatcctgatgGCTGCCAGATATCGAACCCTCTACCTCGAGCCATCGAAAAGTTAAAAAGCAATTGATGTTCTGATATCGTTCAAATAATAGAAAtggtgaaaatattttttagagAATGACAGAGTGAtgtatttctgaaaataaaagaaagggaaaaatatgtaaatataaaggaaaaaatgtaaGGTGATCTcattgagcaaaaaaaaaaagttgtaggTTGTCTTGTCTAATTTCAATCCATTTGGTTGAAAAGTGATTCAAAATAATCTATTCAGTCATATTAAACGGAAGAGATGAGACGACAGTCATGTATCTGAATAGTTtctaataaaataataaaacgtAGTCATCTTCGTAACTTCCGGTATGGAcgcacacttcctgtcttcttcctccGCTTAATGTTAGCACAACAATGGCGTCCTGTAGTGAGGTTGGTAGTTTGTTACCTTTCATGTCAAACGACCACATTTATTTGACGTTGTGGCAGGTTATAGTCGACCTGTGGAATTCTTATTAGAGCGATGTTTGATTTTGCCGGCGGAGACGGTGTTTCTGTCTCACGCTTCTTTACAATGTCGTActgttgtgctaagctaagcgaTGCTAGCGATTGCTATTTTCACTTCAACGCTAACTCGTTATCTGCATCCTTTCCTTCGCTGTCAATTTCTGCGAGATATTTTTGCCTCTGTTGTGCATTATAGAATACACTTCGCTATTAAACAGTCTTATtctatgtgtgtattttatgatTGTATAGTGGTAACTCGTGTTGTTTTCAGGAGTCTGCTAACATAACAGTTACCGAAGAGGAATCATCTGAAACGCTTCCGTCCCAGAAGAGAGAAGCTAGACTACGAAAATTTCGAGAGCTGCATTTCAAACGGGTGAGTTGTTTACCTTTACCTGATTAAAGCACATGGACGTTACATAGAGGAAATCTTAGGTCCCCCTAAGCTGTTTAGCTATGTGGTGATGGCAAGATGGACGTATTGCcgtgaaaaacacatttaacacaacGAGTCCTGCTAATGTTTACGAGTCAGTTcaataaatatttgtgttgACTACAAGAAATAATCATGTTTATGTACACCGTCTGCCCCCGGTGATTAGGAGCTTGGATGGGCATTTCTGATAGACCTCCTTGCATGCAGTTGCTTGTACATCATGTCAACATGTGTTATTTTCCACTGCAGAATGAAGCACGTAAGCTCAATCACCAGGAGGTTGTGGAGGAAGACAAAAGACTGAAACTCCCCGCAAACTGGGAGGCTAAGAAAGCCAGACTGGAGTGGGAGCTCGCcgaagatgaaaagaaaaaggtattTAAATATGGTATTCCTAAACTCTATAGTACTCTAAATATTCAGCACAATGACATGGTGGCCCCGATGAGATTGTCAGCATTTATGGTGAATTGAATCACAGATCAGCAAGTCATCTGATCATTTCTATCCCCATATTGACACTCTTGTACGTTAAAGAAAGTACTGTGTTAGCGTAGCAGGGACTATTCACATGTCTGTTTGGAGCAGGTGTTTCAAAAACGGGAACGTTTCCCCCCCAAAGATCGGTTCATTTGGGCATATATGAACACAGCAGTTGCGCCCCGGATGTGGGGCAAACCAAGCGGGCGAGATTGCGGAGAAAGAGTGGTTCTCGGCTTGCTTCCAGTCAAACTGTAGGGTTTGTAGTGTGAAAGCCAACCACTACTattttgtgtcagtgcattTGTGATTTTAGCATGATTTCAAAAGCTAAACTACTCATAAATCCATCTGCTGAATGGGAAATGAGTCTAGGAAACAATCTTATTGATCTGTAGTTATGTATGTAGGCCATTTGTAGTCATGATGACACGTATGCCTGTCAACGCGGGTATTTTCCCAGATTAATAGTTTGTTCAGTTCATGCATTAAATCCATTATTAAGTGTGTGACAGAATCCCGCAATAATAAACGGGAGATAATTAGTGTTCAAGATACCTACTTTTAGTCCTGTCTTTACCTATTAGTCATTATTCATAACATTCAATGACGATGATTCAGTGGGTGCTACTGACAAACCTTAAAAACCTCCTCCGCACAAATTGAACCCAGGGACGGTTTGCTCATATCAAATTAAAGAGTCTGATACATTTAGTCTTGCTTTTTGCTGATGAAAAAAGTATTTGGCTCTCAGGAATGTGCTGCCAGGGGGGAGGAATATGACAGAGTGAAGCTACTGGAAATCACTGCTGACGATGCAGAGCGatgggagaggaagaagaagaagaagaacccaGACACTGGATTTGCAGGTTGGTGGCAGGGTCATCTTTAAAGACAGACGTGGATTGTTTGCAGTGTACTCTTTGGTTGCACCTAGGTTATCGGGTATGGGACATTCAGTTGGGAACAAATTCATTGGTAAATAACCAGTTGTGAAGTTAGCCTggttggtttttgtttgtgttgtttttttaatcttcaaaataaataatcacaGGTGTATTGATCTCAGATTGATTTAAGGCTGCACTCGGACTGACTTTAGTCTTGACTATAGAGACTTCAGTCTTCTTTAGCTGTAATTTTTATTCGAAATGTAAGCTGCTTACACATTTCTTCATCAGTCAAGGGGAATTTTGTTTCTTCTATACCTAACATGTAGGGCTGGGTATCGATTCAAATTTCAAGAATCGATTCAGTTCCGATTCTTGAGATTCAGAATCGATTCGATTTGGGTTAGTGTTATTAAAACcgttttttgagctgtttcctgtttgtctaGTTGTGCAACATGTTAATAATAGTTTTATATTGACATTTGACAGCAAATTAATGAAGTATTGGCAGTTAATGATGGTTATATAAGACTAGTGAAAATGGCAAGGACCAATCCCCCTCCCAGAATGTTGATAGACGAGTATTTTACAGACATGATGTACGGCagaattactgatgcattattaaaaatatgatatgataaagtcaaaaaaaaaagtcaaagtcagctttattgtcaattctgcagtatgtacaggacaaacagagaatcgaaattgctttactcttcaacccttttgtgacaggacatatattaaaaaaagagataaataaaaactgtacaatctaaatagAAACggtacaaactaagtaagtaaaaactgtacaatctaaataaaaactctacaaactaagtaaaaaaaactgcaatctaaacaatgaaacattgagaatgtaatagtgcaaatgtaaacggtagtgcaaaaagaattagcttaatGAATAAGAATTCACCCAAAAGCTGTTGCAGTTGAATACaaatgtacctttaatttggccattttgtCCACAAACAGCTATGAAGtaattcatcaaaatgtataaaaaataaagagattcagtcaatgtaaacaaagtgctgctgcttacAGGCTAAGTGATCAAACTAATGTAAACAACATCAGAGGTAGTAGGGTACCTTAGAAAACATAGGgtctcacagtttttctttagaGTAAATCTCACTGAAAATCTTTAGAAGTATAAGACATTCAATTGCTTTCAAAATGCGAACAtgtaaactggacattttaaatgtgaactGTAAACTGTGAACTGTAAACTCCTGGTGATTGAGCTTACGTGCTTCATTCTGCAGTGGAAAATAACACGTGTTGACATGATGTACAAGCAACTGCATGCAAAAACCGAtgtgcgccttataatccgcaccttttatatggatcaatattggttaattatggctatcttagtcagggggcgtggccataaaagtgtaaagggcattccactctctgcgtgccgtcatccttttactggcgcgtgcagtcagctgtcaacctgaataataaaatgactgtttcactgaacgatgaaaaaatatgaaaatatgctaaataa
Coding sequences:
- the syf2 gene encoding pre-mRNA-splicing factor syf2, which translates into the protein MASCSEESANITVTEEESSETLPSQKREARLRKFRELHFKRNEARKLNHQEVVEEDKRLKLPANWEAKKARLEWELAEDEKKKECAARGEEYDRVKLLEITADDAERWERKKKKKNPDTGFAGYAEAQFRQYQRLTKQIKPDLEGYERQREECGEDFHPTSNSLIHGTHVPTKEGIDRMVEDVEKQIEKRAKYSRRRAYNDDADIDYINERNAKFNKKAERFYGKYTAEIKQNLERGTAV